One region of Chaetodon auriga isolate fChaAug3 chromosome 5, fChaAug3.hap1, whole genome shotgun sequence genomic DNA includes:
- the rasa1a gene encoding ras GTPase-activating protein 1 isoform X2, with amino-acid sequence MMAAEVSSEDTGSVTTGTGVAGGGGPETAPFPYYPKSSRVRVTDLGQGPAPTLRQHSNTSPDSLPDMSIIYPMASGDMTGPVLSATGSGGAGGGHSVFQGTSSGTVGGICCSPTSEGPASRFSPTSTGPDGPTVFPPLPPPPPPPPGCGGLGGTMDESDMQDGPEYEEEEVVFPLSAPPTNQWYHGKLDRTIAEERLRQARNPGSYLIRESDRRPGSFVLSFLSMTNVVNHFRIIAMCGDYYIGGRRFSSLSDLIGYYSYVSCLLKGEKLLSPVAPPEPVEDRRRVRAILPYTKVPDTDEISFLKGDMFIVHNELDDGWMWVTNVRTEEQGLIVEDLVEEVGREEDPHEGKVWYHGKITKQEAYNLLMTVGQVCSFLVRPSDNTPGDYSLFFRTNENIQRFKISPTPNNQYMMGGRYYNSVDDIIDHYKKEQIVEGYNLKEPVSVQQEQVLTDTVDGREIYNTIRRKTKDAFYKNIVKKGYLLFNKGKGKRWKNLYFILEGNDAQLIYFESEKRATKPKGLIDLSVCSVYGVHDSLFGRPNCFQIVVQHFSEEQYIFYFAGEAPEQAQDWMKCLQTFCSNLRKTTQPTSNKRLRQVSSLVLYVEEAHKLPAKYFTNPYCNIYLNSVQVAKTHPREGQNPVFTEEFIFDDLSSEINRFEISLSNKTKKSKESDILFMRCQLNRLQKGQMIDEWFPLSSHVPLKGIEPGSLRVRARYSMEKIMPEEEYSEFKEMILQKEFHVIYALAHVCGQDRTLLASLLLRIFRHEKAEAPLLRTLNDREINMEDEATTLFRATTLASTLMEQYMKATATPFVHHALKDTILKIMESKQSCELNPSKLEKNEDVNMNLAHLLNILSELVEKIFMAAEILPPTLRFIYGCLQKSVQQKWPTNTTMRTRVVSGFVFLRLICPAILNPRMFNIIADPPSSAAGRTLTLVAKSVQNLANLVEFGAKEPYMEGVNPFIKNNKHRMIMFLDELGNVPDLPEATEHFRTDLSRDLAALHEVCATHSDELRTLSNERGAQQHVLKKLLAITELLQQKQAQYAMSNSNRTECTIMSLAAAIQVM; translated from the exons ATGATGGCTGCGGAGGTCAGCAGTGAGGATACGGGCTCGGTCACGACGGGGACAGGGGTGGCAGGCGGAGGAGGCCCGGAGACGGCCCCTTTCCCCTACTATCCCAAGTCGAGCAGAGTGCGAGTCACCGATTTGGGACAAGGACCAGCACCAACCCTCCGCCAACATTCAAACACCTCTCCGGACTCACTTCCCGACATGAGCATAATCTATCCCATGGCTAGTGGGGATATGACCGGACCAGTGCTGTCCGCAACAGGGAGTGGCGGAGCAGGAGGTGGACATTCAGTTTTCCAAGGAACAAGCTCAGGGACCGTGGGCGGCATTTGCTGCTCTCCCACTTCGGAGGGTCCAGCTAGTCGGTTTTCACCCACATCAACAGGCCCTGATGGGCCCACTGTCTTCCCCCCActgccaccaccacctcctccccctccaggcTGTGGAGGGCTCGGCGGCACTATGGATGAAAGCGACATGCAGGATGGACCGGAATacgaagaagaagaggtggtGTTCCCCCTCTCTGCACCTCCCACGAACCA gTGGTACCATGGCAAGCTAGACCGAACCATTGCTGAGGAGCGGCTGCGCCAGGCCCGGAACCCTGGCAGCTACCTCATCAGGGAGAGTGACCGCCGGCCCGGTTCCTTCGTCCTGTCTTTCCTCAGTATGACCAACGTGGTCAACCATTTCAG gaTAATCGCCATGTGTGGGGACTATTACATTGGTGGGCGGCGGTTCTCTTCTCTATCAGACCTGATTGGTTACTACAGCTATGTGTCTTGCCTGCTCAAAGGAGAAAAACTGCTATCACCAGTGGCGCCCCCAGAG CCTGtagaagacaggaggagagtgaggGCCATACTTCCATACACCAAAGTGCCAGATACTGATGAGATCAG CTTCCTGAAAGGGGACATGTTTATTGTTCACAATGAACTGGATGATGGCTGGATGTGGGTGACCAACGTTCGCACAGAGGAGCAGGGCCTCATTGTGGAGGatctggtggaggaggtg gGACGGGAGGAAGATCCACACGAGGGAAAAGT CTGGTATCACGGAAAGATCACCAAGCAAGAGGCCtacaacctgctgatgacag TTGGCCAGGTGTGCAGTTTTCTAGTCCGACCATCAGACAACACACCTGGGGACTACTCCCTCTTTTTTCGCACCAATGAAAACATCCAAAGGTTTAAGATCTCCCCCACCCCCAACAATCAGTACATGATGGGAGGGAGGTACTACAACAG CGTTGATGACATTATCGACCATTACAAGAAGGAGCAGATTGTCGAGGGCTACAACCTGAAAGAGCCAGTTTCAGTGCAG CAGGAACAAGTTCTTACTGACACAGTGGACGGGAGAGAAATTTATAACACTATCAGACGGAAAACAAAAGACGCTTTCTACAAAAACATTGTCAAGAAAGGCTACCTCCTGTTCAACAAAG GCAAAGGCAAACGATGGAAGAACCTTTACTTCATCCTGGAGGGTAACGACGCCCAGCTCATCTACTTTGAGAGCGAGAAGAGAGCCACCAAACCAAAAGGGCTGATCGACCTGAGCGTGTGCTCCGTGTACGGTGTGCACGACAGTCTGTTTGGCAG GCCAAACTGTTTCCAGATTGTTGTCCAGCACTTTAGTGAGGAACAGTATATATTCTACTTTGCGGGGGAGGCTCCAGAGCAGGCCCAG GATTGGATGAAATGCCTTCAGACTTTCTGCAGTAACTTAAGGAAAACCACTCAGCCGACCTCCAACAAGAGGCTTAGACAG gtGAGCAGCCTGGTGCTGTATGTGGAGGAGGCCCACAAGCTGCCAGCCAAGTATTTTACCAACCCCTACTGTAACATCTACCTGAACAGCGTCCAGGTGGCGAAGACGCACCCGAGGGAGGGGCAGAACCCCGTCTTCACCGAGGAGTTCATCTTTGA TGACTTGTCAAGTGAAATCAACAGATTTGAAATCAGCctgagcaacaaaacaaaaaagagcaaagaaagcGACATCT TGTTCATGCGCTGCCAGCTGAACCGCCTGCAGAAGGGCCAGATGATAGATGAGTGGTTCCCTCTCAGCTCCCACGTGCCTCTGAAGGGCATCGAGCCGGGCTCCTTACGCGTACGTGCCCGCTACTCCATGGAGAAGATCATGCCCGAAGAGGAGTACAGCGAGTTCAAAGAG ATGATCTTGCAGAAAGAGTTCCACGTCATCTACGCTCTGGCCCACGTGTGTGGTCAGGACCGCACCTTACTGGCGAGCCTCCTTCTGCGGATCTTCAGACACGAGAAGGCCGAAGCCCCTCTACTCAGGACGCTCAATGACAGAGAGATTAACATGGAGG ATGAGGCCACGACGTTGTTCAGAGCGACTACGCTGGCCAGCACTCTGATGGAGCAGTACATGAAGGCCACAGCCACGCCCTTTGTCCACCACGCTCTCAAAGACACCATCCTCAAGATCATGGAGAGCAAACAGTCCTGTGAG CTGAACCCTTCCAAACTGGAAAAGAATGAGGACGTGAACATGAACCTGGCTCATCTCCTCAACATCCTCTCTGAGCTGGTGGAGAAGATCTTCATGGCTGCTGAGATCCTACCGCC GACACTGAGGTTCATCTACGGCTGCCTGCAAAAGTCTGTGCAGCAGAAATGGCCAACCAACACCACCATGCGGACCAGAGTCGTGAG TGGCTTCGTCTTTCTAAGGCTGATCTGTCCTGCCATCCTCAACCCCAGAATGTTCAACATCATTGCTG ACCCTCCATCTTCAGCGGCAGGCAGGACCCTCACACTGGTGGCTAAGTCTGTCCAGAACCTGGCCAACCTGGTTGAATTTGGTGCTAAG GAGCCCTATATGGAGGGTGTGAACCCTTTCATCAAGAACAACAAACATAGGATGATCATGTTTCTGGATGAGTTGGGG aatGTCCCCGACCTCCCTGAAGCCACAGAGCACTTTAGGACGGACCTGTCCCGGGACCTGGCTGCGCTGCACGAGGTCTGTGCCACACACTCGGACGAGCTCCGGACGCTGAGCAACGAGAGGGGAGCCCAGCAG cacgTGCTGAAAAAGCTGCTGGCCATCACAGAGCTCCTCCAGCAGAAGCAGGCTCAGTATGCCATGTCCAACAGCAACAG
- the rasa1a gene encoding ras GTPase-activating protein 1 isoform X1: MMAAEVSSEDTGSVTTGTGVAGGGGPETAPFPYYPKSSRVRVTDLGQGPAPTLRQHSNTSPDSLPDMSIIYPMASGDMTGPVLSATGSGGAGGGHSVFQGTSSGTVGGICCSPTSEGPASRFSPTSTGPDGPTVFPPLPPPPPPPPGCGGLGGTMDESDMQDGPEYEEEEVVFPLSAPPTNQWYHGKLDRTIAEERLRQARNPGSYLIRESDRRPGSFVLSFLSMTNVVNHFRIIAMCGDYYIGGRRFSSLSDLIGYYSYVSCLLKGEKLLSPVAPPEPVEDRRRVRAILPYTKVPDTDEISFLKGDMFIVHNELDDGWMWVTNVRTEEQGLIVEDLVEEVGREEDPHEGKVWYHGKITKQEAYNLLMTVGQVCSFLVRPSDNTPGDYSLFFRTNENIQRFKISPTPNNQYMMGGRYYNSVDDIIDHYKKEQIVEGYNLKEPVSVQQQEQVLTDTVDGREIYNTIRRKTKDAFYKNIVKKGYLLFNKGKGKRWKNLYFILEGNDAQLIYFESEKRATKPKGLIDLSVCSVYGVHDSLFGRPNCFQIVVQHFSEEQYIFYFAGEAPEQAQDWMKCLQTFCSNLRKTTQPTSNKRLRQVSSLVLYVEEAHKLPAKYFTNPYCNIYLNSVQVAKTHPREGQNPVFTEEFIFDDLSSEINRFEISLSNKTKKSKESDILFMRCQLNRLQKGQMIDEWFPLSSHVPLKGIEPGSLRVRARYSMEKIMPEEEYSEFKEMILQKEFHVIYALAHVCGQDRTLLASLLLRIFRHEKAEAPLLRTLNDREINMEDEATTLFRATTLASTLMEQYMKATATPFVHHALKDTILKIMESKQSCELNPSKLEKNEDVNMNLAHLLNILSELVEKIFMAAEILPPTLRFIYGCLQKSVQQKWPTNTTMRTRVVSGFVFLRLICPAILNPRMFNIIADPPSSAAGRTLTLVAKSVQNLANLVEFGAKEPYMEGVNPFIKNNKHRMIMFLDELGNVPDLPEATEHFRTDLSRDLAALHEVCATHSDELRTLSNERGAQQHVLKKLLAITELLQQKQAQYAMSNSNRTECTIMSLAAAIQVM, translated from the exons ATGATGGCTGCGGAGGTCAGCAGTGAGGATACGGGCTCGGTCACGACGGGGACAGGGGTGGCAGGCGGAGGAGGCCCGGAGACGGCCCCTTTCCCCTACTATCCCAAGTCGAGCAGAGTGCGAGTCACCGATTTGGGACAAGGACCAGCACCAACCCTCCGCCAACATTCAAACACCTCTCCGGACTCACTTCCCGACATGAGCATAATCTATCCCATGGCTAGTGGGGATATGACCGGACCAGTGCTGTCCGCAACAGGGAGTGGCGGAGCAGGAGGTGGACATTCAGTTTTCCAAGGAACAAGCTCAGGGACCGTGGGCGGCATTTGCTGCTCTCCCACTTCGGAGGGTCCAGCTAGTCGGTTTTCACCCACATCAACAGGCCCTGATGGGCCCACTGTCTTCCCCCCActgccaccaccacctcctccccctccaggcTGTGGAGGGCTCGGCGGCACTATGGATGAAAGCGACATGCAGGATGGACCGGAATacgaagaagaagaggtggtGTTCCCCCTCTCTGCACCTCCCACGAACCA gTGGTACCATGGCAAGCTAGACCGAACCATTGCTGAGGAGCGGCTGCGCCAGGCCCGGAACCCTGGCAGCTACCTCATCAGGGAGAGTGACCGCCGGCCCGGTTCCTTCGTCCTGTCTTTCCTCAGTATGACCAACGTGGTCAACCATTTCAG gaTAATCGCCATGTGTGGGGACTATTACATTGGTGGGCGGCGGTTCTCTTCTCTATCAGACCTGATTGGTTACTACAGCTATGTGTCTTGCCTGCTCAAAGGAGAAAAACTGCTATCACCAGTGGCGCCCCCAGAG CCTGtagaagacaggaggagagtgaggGCCATACTTCCATACACCAAAGTGCCAGATACTGATGAGATCAG CTTCCTGAAAGGGGACATGTTTATTGTTCACAATGAACTGGATGATGGCTGGATGTGGGTGACCAACGTTCGCACAGAGGAGCAGGGCCTCATTGTGGAGGatctggtggaggaggtg gGACGGGAGGAAGATCCACACGAGGGAAAAGT CTGGTATCACGGAAAGATCACCAAGCAAGAGGCCtacaacctgctgatgacag TTGGCCAGGTGTGCAGTTTTCTAGTCCGACCATCAGACAACACACCTGGGGACTACTCCCTCTTTTTTCGCACCAATGAAAACATCCAAAGGTTTAAGATCTCCCCCACCCCCAACAATCAGTACATGATGGGAGGGAGGTACTACAACAG CGTTGATGACATTATCGACCATTACAAGAAGGAGCAGATTGTCGAGGGCTACAACCTGAAAGAGCCAGTTTCAGTGCAG CAGCAGGAACAAGTTCTTACTGACACAGTGGACGGGAGAGAAATTTATAACACTATCAGACGGAAAACAAAAGACGCTTTCTACAAAAACATTGTCAAGAAAGGCTACCTCCTGTTCAACAAAG GCAAAGGCAAACGATGGAAGAACCTTTACTTCATCCTGGAGGGTAACGACGCCCAGCTCATCTACTTTGAGAGCGAGAAGAGAGCCACCAAACCAAAAGGGCTGATCGACCTGAGCGTGTGCTCCGTGTACGGTGTGCACGACAGTCTGTTTGGCAG GCCAAACTGTTTCCAGATTGTTGTCCAGCACTTTAGTGAGGAACAGTATATATTCTACTTTGCGGGGGAGGCTCCAGAGCAGGCCCAG GATTGGATGAAATGCCTTCAGACTTTCTGCAGTAACTTAAGGAAAACCACTCAGCCGACCTCCAACAAGAGGCTTAGACAG gtGAGCAGCCTGGTGCTGTATGTGGAGGAGGCCCACAAGCTGCCAGCCAAGTATTTTACCAACCCCTACTGTAACATCTACCTGAACAGCGTCCAGGTGGCGAAGACGCACCCGAGGGAGGGGCAGAACCCCGTCTTCACCGAGGAGTTCATCTTTGA TGACTTGTCAAGTGAAATCAACAGATTTGAAATCAGCctgagcaacaaaacaaaaaagagcaaagaaagcGACATCT TGTTCATGCGCTGCCAGCTGAACCGCCTGCAGAAGGGCCAGATGATAGATGAGTGGTTCCCTCTCAGCTCCCACGTGCCTCTGAAGGGCATCGAGCCGGGCTCCTTACGCGTACGTGCCCGCTACTCCATGGAGAAGATCATGCCCGAAGAGGAGTACAGCGAGTTCAAAGAG ATGATCTTGCAGAAAGAGTTCCACGTCATCTACGCTCTGGCCCACGTGTGTGGTCAGGACCGCACCTTACTGGCGAGCCTCCTTCTGCGGATCTTCAGACACGAGAAGGCCGAAGCCCCTCTACTCAGGACGCTCAATGACAGAGAGATTAACATGGAGG ATGAGGCCACGACGTTGTTCAGAGCGACTACGCTGGCCAGCACTCTGATGGAGCAGTACATGAAGGCCACAGCCACGCCCTTTGTCCACCACGCTCTCAAAGACACCATCCTCAAGATCATGGAGAGCAAACAGTCCTGTGAG CTGAACCCTTCCAAACTGGAAAAGAATGAGGACGTGAACATGAACCTGGCTCATCTCCTCAACATCCTCTCTGAGCTGGTGGAGAAGATCTTCATGGCTGCTGAGATCCTACCGCC GACACTGAGGTTCATCTACGGCTGCCTGCAAAAGTCTGTGCAGCAGAAATGGCCAACCAACACCACCATGCGGACCAGAGTCGTGAG TGGCTTCGTCTTTCTAAGGCTGATCTGTCCTGCCATCCTCAACCCCAGAATGTTCAACATCATTGCTG ACCCTCCATCTTCAGCGGCAGGCAGGACCCTCACACTGGTGGCTAAGTCTGTCCAGAACCTGGCCAACCTGGTTGAATTTGGTGCTAAG GAGCCCTATATGGAGGGTGTGAACCCTTTCATCAAGAACAACAAACATAGGATGATCATGTTTCTGGATGAGTTGGGG aatGTCCCCGACCTCCCTGAAGCCACAGAGCACTTTAGGACGGACCTGTCCCGGGACCTGGCTGCGCTGCACGAGGTCTGTGCCACACACTCGGACGAGCTCCGGACGCTGAGCAACGAGAGGGGAGCCCAGCAG cacgTGCTGAAAAAGCTGCTGGCCATCACAGAGCTCCTCCAGCAGAAGCAGGCTCAGTATGCCATGTCCAACAGCAACAG